A stretch of Kaistella flava (ex Peng et al. 2021) DNA encodes these proteins:
- a CDS encoding T9SS type A sorting domain-containing protein encodes MKTKLSILSALLLAASSIQAQVTLPYYESFNYPVGTTLITSGTSSGLGGWTLPFSGLGSSPDPVVIASPTWALPTNLPSAAGNALEFVGSGDDPVLTIPNQGATGKLYSSFVFRVTEQAAVSANSPVYFYSFAKVASNGTSLNYTSCVYFTKLDDNTFNLKVSENNNTNNPSPATGALTLNTDYFIVVAYDIDNAVSSMWVNPVVNGTEPATTFVTNETATSTRTDLTMVRLNLDSNAKTPTIIFDELRVGNSWDSVIANPTMAVNNTTKSTFNLYPNPANEFFTVENDKPLNAVSIYTLDGRLVKTINNPASKKIDISSLSKGVYMVKVKSDNTESTRKLIVN; translated from the coding sequence ATTACCCCGTTGGAACAACTTTAATCACAAGCGGAACGAGTTCAGGTCTGGGAGGTTGGACACTTCCTTTTTCAGGATTAGGTTCTTCACCGGATCCAGTAGTAATTGCAAGTCCAACCTGGGCTTTACCAACAAATTTACCTTCAGCAGCGGGAAATGCTTTGGAATTTGTAGGAAGTGGAGATGATCCTGTACTAACTATCCCCAATCAAGGTGCTACAGGAAAACTTTATTCCTCTTTCGTTTTTCGAGTAACTGAACAAGCTGCTGTTTCAGCGAACAGTCCAGTTTATTTTTACTCTTTTGCAAAAGTTGCAAGCAATGGAACATCACTAAATTATACTTCCTGCGTGTATTTTACAAAGCTTGATGATAATACTTTCAATTTAAAAGTTTCTGAAAACAACAATACAAACAATCCCTCGCCGGCAACCGGTGCATTGACTTTGAACACCGATTATTTTATCGTAGTTGCTTATGACATAGACAATGCGGTATCATCTATGTGGGTAAACCCTGTGGTTAATGGAACTGAACCCGCAACAACTTTTGTTACCAATGAAACTGCTACATCTACCAGAACCGATCTAACGATGGTGCGACTTAATTTAGACTCGAATGCCAAAACGCCTACTATAATTTTTGATGAGCTTAGAGTCGGAAACAGTTGGGATTCTGTTATTGCAAACCCGACTATGGCAGTAAATAATACCACTAAATCTACATTCAATCTTTATCCGAATCCTGCGAATGAGTTCTTCACTGTTGAAAATGATAAACCATTAAATGCAGTTTCTATTTATACTTTAGATGGTAGATTAGTGAAAACTATTAACAATCCCGCTTCTAAAAAGATTGATATCTCATCCTTATCTAAGGGAGTTTATATGGTAAAGGTCAAAAGTGACAACACCGAATCTACTAGAAAATTAATCGTCAACTAA
- a CDS encoding aspartate dehydrogenase domain-containing protein produces MRTKTLAVVGCGKLANIVVEALIKGLLPDYKLIGTYSRTFEKAGNIAKKIQDLNLDYTCKPCKSLEEFLNLKPDYIVETASPTSLRELALPALKNGSSIVTLSIGAFADKDFYEKVKETATENGTRVHLASGAIGGFDVLRTVSLMEKSEVTFTTKKGPNSLKNTFVYDETLQSEKREVFEGNAIGAIALFPTRVNVSVAAALASTGPENVKVSINSIPDFVGDDHRIEIKSEQIHAIIDVYSRTAQIAGWSVVNTLRNITSPIVF; encoded by the coding sequence ATGAGAACAAAAACTTTAGCAGTCGTAGGTTGTGGTAAACTTGCAAATATTGTCGTTGAAGCTTTAATTAAAGGATTATTACCAGATTACAAATTAATTGGAACTTATTCCAGAACTTTCGAAAAAGCAGGTAATATCGCCAAAAAAATTCAAGATTTAAATTTAGATTATACTTGTAAACCCTGTAAATCTTTGGAAGAATTCCTCAATCTAAAACCAGATTATATTGTAGAAACAGCTTCTCCAACTTCTTTAAGAGAACTGGCACTTCCTGCGCTGAAAAATGGATCTTCTATTGTAACTTTGTCAATCGGTGCTTTTGCTGATAAAGATTTTTATGAAAAGGTAAAGGAAACAGCAACGGAAAACGGAACTCGTGTACATCTTGCTTCTGGTGCAATTGGTGGTTTTGATGTTTTACGAACTGTCTCTTTAATGGAAAAAAGTGAAGTGACTTTTACAACTAAAAAAGGTCCTAATTCTTTAAAAAACACGTTTGTCTATGATGAAACATTACAATCTGAAAAGCGTGAGGTTTTTGAAGGAAATGCAATCGGAGCAATCGCCCTTTTCCCAACTAGAGTGAACGTGTCTGTAGCGGCTGCTTTAGCTTCAACAGGACCAGAAAACGTGAAAGTTTCTATCAACTCTATTCCAGACTTTGTGGGTGATGATCACCGTATCGAAATTAAAAGCGAGCAAATTCACGCAATCATTGACGTTTACAGTAGAACAGCTCAAATTGCAGGTTGGAGTGTAGTGAATACTTTGCGAAATATTACTTCGCCAATTGTTTTTTAA
- a CDS encoding glycoside hydrolase family 28 protein: MKKISLLFALFLAITICKAQKNSIEYYIKNAPFDFGEMVLPTIPETSYNIKDFGGVGNGITLNTKAFEKAISTISEKGGGKLIVPAGVWLTGPIELKSKINFHVEKGAVVQFSNDINQFPLREYSKGKFDVTPPIWGNNLNDVAFTGEGIFDGAGEAWRPVKKFKLSKEEWTKLINKGGVVSEDGKIWWPSSEAMNGEKLSKIVAAINNPTIGDYKVLHHFLRPMMFTLSKVTNLLIDGPTFRNSPKFVINPKNITNLVIKNTTVYNPKWAQNGDGIDISASKNVIIYNTKVNAGDDGICMKSSGEPKNGEANLQNVIIAECTVYEGHGGFVIGSNTDGGMKNIFVSNCLFDGTDIGIRVKSNSGRGGDVSQIFIQNIEMKNIVEAAVFFDTLYADAPAGSSKESQDAQFTGDKIPYLHDFYISNVNCESAKTAFSFTGLPNKFIENIYFKNVNINSKQGVVGKNASNIVFENVKINGKTDFKIDSALMKAIVKK, encoded by the coding sequence ATGAAAAAAATATCATTACTTTTTGCTCTTTTTCTAGCAATCACAATTTGTAAAGCTCAGAAAAACAGCATCGAATATTACATCAAAAATGCACCTTTTGACTTTGGTGAAATGGTTTTACCAACTATTCCAGAAACATCTTATAATATTAAAGATTTTGGTGGAGTAGGAAACGGAATAACACTAAATACAAAAGCGTTTGAAAAAGCGATTTCTACCATCAGTGAAAAAGGAGGTGGAAAGTTAATTGTTCCTGCAGGAGTTTGGCTAACCGGACCAATCGAATTAAAAAGTAAAATAAACTTTCATGTTGAAAAAGGAGCCGTTGTTCAGTTTTCTAATGACATCAATCAATTTCCATTGCGTGAATACTCTAAAGGGAAATTTGATGTTACTCCGCCAATTTGGGGAAATAATCTAAATGATGTTGCTTTTACGGGTGAAGGAATTTTTGATGGAGCGGGAGAAGCTTGGAGACCTGTGAAAAAATTTAAATTAAGCAAAGAAGAGTGGACGAAATTAATTAATAAAGGTGGAGTAGTAAGTGAAGATGGAAAAATCTGGTGGCCAAGTTCGGAAGCTATGAATGGTGAGAAATTGTCAAAAATAGTTGCTGCTATTAATAATCCGACAATCGGAGATTACAAAGTGCTTCATCATTTTTTACGTCCGATGATGTTTACTTTATCAAAAGTGACCAACTTATTGATTGATGGTCCAACTTTTAGAAACTCTCCAAAATTTGTCATTAATCCAAAAAATATCACCAATCTGGTTATCAAAAACACGACAGTTTATAATCCAAAATGGGCTCAGAACGGAGATGGAATTGATATTAGCGCTTCTAAAAATGTGATTATTTATAATACGAAAGTGAATGCAGGCGACGACGGTATTTGTATGAAATCCAGCGGTGAACCAAAAAATGGCGAAGCAAATCTTCAAAATGTTATTATCGCAGAATGTACTGTTTACGAAGGACACGGCGGTTTTGTAATCGGAAGTAATACCGATGGTGGTATGAAAAATATCTTTGTTTCTAACTGTCTTTTCGATGGAACCGATATTGGAATTCGGGTGAAAAGCAACTCAGGAAGAGGAGGTGATGTAAGTCAGATTTTCATTCAGAATATTGAAATGAAAAACATTGTGGAAGCTGCAGTTTTCTTCGATACCTTATATGCTGATGCACCGGCTGGAAGTAGTAAGGAAAGTCAAGATGCCCAATTTACAGGCGATAAAATTCCTTATTTACACGATTTTTATATTAGTAATGTGAATTGTGAAAGTGCAAAAACAGCATTTAGTTTTACAGGACTTCCGAATAAATTCATCGAAAATATTTATTTCAAAAACGTAAATATTAATAGCAAACAAGGAGTTGTTGGAAAAAACGCTTCTAATATTGTTTTTGAAAATGTAAAAATTAATGGAAAGACCGATTTCAAAATTGACAGTGCATTAATGAAAGCAATCGTGAAGAAGTAA